From a single Streptomyces sp. NBC_00377 genomic region:
- a CDS encoding TcmI family type II polyketide cyclase → MHRTLIVARMDLADAEGVAQVFADSDSTELPHLVGVSRRTLFAFHNLYFHLVEAEQDIAPNLYKARSHPLYNEINTRLGEFISPYDPNWQEPKDAMAVPFYSWTPQQGPAVTVPTAANLGGDR, encoded by the coding sequence GTGCACCGAACGCTGATCGTGGCGAGGATGGACCTCGCCGACGCCGAGGGCGTCGCGCAGGTCTTCGCCGACTCCGACAGCACCGAACTCCCTCACCTGGTCGGGGTGTCGAGGCGGACGCTCTTCGCCTTCCACAACCTCTACTTCCACCTGGTGGAGGCGGAGCAGGACATCGCGCCGAACCTGTACAAGGCGCGCAGCCACCCCCTCTACAACGAGATCAACACCCGCCTCGGCGAGTTCATCTCGCCCTACGACCCGAACTGGCAGGAGCCGAAGGACGCCATGGCCGTGCCCTTCTACTCCTGGACCCCTCAGCAGGGCCCCGCCGTCACCGTGCCGACCGCCGCGAACCTCGGCGGTGACCGATGA
- a CDS encoding cupin domain-containing protein, protein MSAPTTPKVHVEEVAANTKRGGDIRVTLSPKTVGCTSGFGGTLRLAPGEYVTEHLHPYSEEFLHVVQGRLEMTLDGVPVELGPGDALLVPIGVRHRLVNTGTVPAQVVFHLSPLAPRPELGHVDTEQPLDAAAGNPDVGEAR, encoded by the coding sequence ATGAGCGCCCCCACGACCCCCAAGGTGCACGTGGAAGAGGTCGCCGCCAACACCAAGCGCGGTGGCGACATCCGGGTCACACTCAGCCCGAAGACGGTGGGCTGCACCTCCGGATTCGGCGGAACCCTACGGCTGGCGCCCGGTGAGTACGTCACCGAGCACCTCCACCCGTACTCCGAGGAGTTCCTGCACGTGGTCCAGGGCCGGCTGGAGATGACCCTGGACGGCGTCCCCGTCGAACTCGGTCCTGGAGACGCCCTGTTGGTGCCCATCGGGGTGCGCCACCGCCTGGTGAACACCGGCACCGTGCCCGCGCAGGTGGTCTTCCACCTCTCGCCGCTGGCCCCGCGCCCCGAGCTCGGCCATGTCGACACGGAGCAGCCGCTCGACGCGGCCGCGGGCAACCC